Proteins from one candidate division WOR-3 bacterium genomic window:
- a CDS encoding biopolymer transporter ExbD has translation MKAAPNLDILPMACVGLILVLVMMMISPMVVSHTRTPVDVPEAHTGQREVQNDISIILTKTGQYLFDDEPVATLEEVGSLVAAQVARDPYVLVVIRADKQCYGNQVLDVLSAAKKAGAARIVCATKKLTIKS, from the coding sequence TTGAAAGCTGCCCCCAACCTCGACATTCTGCCGATGGCCTGTGTCGGCCTGATCCTGGTTCTGGTCATGATGATGATATCGCCCATGGTCGTCTCCCACACGCGCACGCCGGTCGACGTGCCTGAGGCCCACACCGGCCAGCGGGAGGTCCAGAATGACATCAGCATCATCCTGACAAAGACCGGGCAGTACCTGTTTGACGACGAACCGGTCGCGACGCTCGAGGAGGTTGGCAGCCTGGTCGCCGCCCAGGTCGCCCGCGACCCCTATGTACTGGTCGTGATCCGGGCCGACAAGCAGTGCTACGGCAACCAGGTGCTCGACGTCCTCTCTGCGGCAAAGAAGGCAGGTGCGGCGCGCATCGTCTGCGCTACGAAGAAACTGACGATCAAGAGCTAG